Proteins encoded in a region of the Vicia villosa cultivar HV-30 ecotype Madison, WI linkage group LG5, Vvil1.0, whole genome shotgun sequence genome:
- the LOC131604394 gene encoding pectinesterase inhibitor 9-like, translating into MAQKHILISLVIFLSLLFESSLAKHNSQTITYIKSSCNGTLYPNLCIRCLNKFSHSTINGPQHLAQLALSVSLSKALQTRAYLLNVAKELKTIDHNNKRMHLTVQDCVNQISDSVDQLTQAIKELKRFNQFNTIINDKVLWHISNVETWVSTALTDASSCVESFSGHRISKRVATIKVRAKNVAEVTSNALALFHSYASRYKLATKKP; encoded by the coding sequence ATGGCACAAAAACATATTCTCATATCACTAGTTATTTTTCTCTCACTCCTCTTCGAGTCCTCCTTGGCCAAACATAATTCTCAAACAATAACCTACATAAAATCCTCTTGCAATGGTACTCTTTATCCTAATCTATGCATTCGTTGCCTTAACAAATTTTCACATTCAACCATAAATGGTCCTCAACACTTAGCCCAACTTGCCTTATCTGTTAGCCTCTCCAAAGCCCTACAAACAAGAGCATACCTTTTGAATGTTGCCAAAGAACTCAAAACAATTGATCATAACAACAAAAGGATGCATCTAACCGTGCAAGATTGTGTGAATCAAATAAGTGATAGTGTTGATCAACTTACCCAAGCCATCAAAGAACTTAAAAGATTCAACCAATTTAATACTATCATAAATGATAAAGTGTTGTGGCACATAAGTAATGTTGAGACATGGGTTAGCACTGCCCTAACTGATGCTAGTAGTTGCGTAGAATCGTTCTCTGGTCATAGAATAAGTAAAAGGGTTGCGACGATTAAGGTTAGGGCGAAGAATGTTGCAGAAGTTACTAGCAATGCACTTGCTTTGTTTCATAGTTATGCTTCTAGGTACAAACTTGCAACCAAGAAGCCTTGA